A genomic window from Streptomyces sp. MST-110588 includes:
- a CDS encoding sensor histidine kinase, which yields MPDRYGAAPQAPTPPTAGQDGVHPRAGRAGQAVPADRTDQTDQTDQTDQTDQGDQPVAVWEVMKRHPRHFLFSLWPLRCLAYLLTGTLSGFAVLLWLIASVFVGLWLSVVGVGLLILAVTAVTSVPLAAVERRRLRWVEPVPLPGPHASLAGQRFWFRVRTRLRERATWRELGYCVLFGLVFTMAGYGFLAMLVCAAILVATPFIVWALAPETVMIIPGQAIPHPLAALPWTAAGLAGLVICAYVAGAITGTQVWTARLLLAARDQDLDRRVIELTRSRARLADAFEAERRRIERDLHDGAQQQLVALTMTLGLAEMELRGQDSPAVELISRARGEARRALDQLRDLVRGIHPQVLTDHGLAAAVTEVALRNPVPVKVDIDLPHRLPGPVETMAYFVVTEALTNASKHSGCSRVSVVGRYAAGLLTVVITDDGRGGADPAAGAGLQGLADRVAIVKGRLTVKSPVGGPTELRLEVPCSA from the coding sequence ATGCCGGACCGGTACGGGGCTGCGCCGCAGGCGCCCACGCCACCGACGGCCGGGCAGGACGGCGTGCACCCACGAGCCGGCCGGGCCGGGCAAGCCGTTCCGGCTGATCGGACCGATCAGACCGATCAGACCGATCAGACCGATCAGACCGATCAGGGCGATCAGCCGGTCGCGGTGTGGGAGGTGATGAAGCGGCATCCCCGGCACTTCCTCTTCTCCCTCTGGCCGCTGCGGTGTCTGGCGTATCTGCTCACCGGCACGCTGTCCGGCTTCGCCGTGCTGCTGTGGCTGATCGCGTCGGTCTTCGTCGGGCTGTGGCTCTCCGTCGTCGGCGTGGGCCTGCTGATACTGGCCGTCACGGCGGTGACGAGCGTTCCCCTCGCCGCGGTGGAGCGGCGGAGACTGCGGTGGGTCGAACCGGTGCCGCTGCCCGGCCCCCACGCTTCGCTGGCCGGCCAGAGGTTCTGGTTCCGGGTCCGTACGCGGCTGCGGGAGCGGGCGACCTGGCGTGAGCTGGGCTACTGCGTACTGTTCGGGCTGGTGTTCACCATGGCCGGCTACGGATTCCTGGCCATGCTGGTCTGCGCCGCCATCCTGGTGGCCACGCCGTTCATCGTCTGGGCGCTCGCCCCCGAGACCGTCATGATCATCCCGGGCCAGGCGATCCCCCACCCGCTGGCCGCGCTCCCGTGGACGGCCGCCGGGCTGGCCGGTCTTGTGATCTGCGCGTACGTGGCGGGCGCGATCACCGGCACGCAGGTGTGGACGGCGCGGCTGCTGCTGGCGGCCCGGGACCAGGACCTGGACCGCCGGGTCATCGAGCTCACGCGTTCCCGGGCCCGGCTGGCGGACGCCTTCGAGGCCGAGCGCCGCCGCATCGAACGCGATCTGCACGACGGCGCGCAACAGCAACTGGTCGCCCTGACCATGACGCTGGGGCTCGCCGAGATGGAACTGCGCGGCCAGGACTCGCCGGCCGTGGAACTGATCTCCAGGGCCCGCGGTGAGGCCCGCCGCGCCCTGGACCAGTTGCGTGATCTCGTACGCGGCATCCACCCCCAAGTGCTGACCGATCACGGGCTGGCCGCGGCGGTGACGGAGGTGGCGCTGCGCAACCCGGTCCCGGTGAAGGTGGACATCGACCTGCCGCACCGGCTGCCCGGCCCCGTGGAGACCATGGCGTATTTCGTGGTCACCGAGGCGCTGACCAATGCCTCCAAGCACAGCGGGTGTTCCCGGGTGAGCGTCGTGGGCCGGTACGCGGCCGGCCTGCTCACCGTGGTGATCACGGACGACGGGCGGGGCGGCGCGGACCCCGCGGCCGGGGCGGGCCTGCAAGGGCTGGCGGACCGGGTGGCGATAGTGAAAGGCAGGCTGACCGTGAAGAGTCCCGTGGGCGGACCGACCGAGCTGCGGCTGGAGGTGCCGTGCTCCGCGTAG
- a CDS encoding response regulator transcription factor: MLRVVLAEDAVLLRAGLVELLTRGGHEVIAAVGDAEALARAVDEDRPDVVITDVRMPPGFRDEGLRAALALRARHDRLPVLVLSQYVATAYATQLLSGGGPGGPGTGGLGYLLKDRVGEVGEFLDALSRVADGQTVIDPEVVRVLLHQQSAEQPLRRLTPREREVLALMAEGLNNQSLAQRLGITEASVVKHCGNIFMKLDLDPTEGNRRVLAVLAHLRNGST; the protein is encoded by the coding sequence GTGCTCCGCGTAGTCCTGGCCGAGGACGCCGTACTGCTGCGTGCCGGACTCGTCGAACTCCTCACCCGGGGCGGGCACGAGGTCATCGCCGCGGTCGGCGACGCCGAGGCGCTGGCCCGCGCGGTGGACGAGGACCGCCCCGACGTCGTGATCACCGATGTCCGGATGCCGCCCGGCTTCCGCGACGAGGGACTGCGGGCCGCGCTGGCGCTGCGCGCCCGCCACGACCGGCTCCCGGTCCTGGTGCTGTCCCAGTACGTGGCCACCGCGTACGCGACCCAACTGCTCAGCGGTGGCGGCCCGGGCGGCCCGGGAACGGGCGGCCTCGGCTACCTCCTGAAGGACCGGGTCGGTGAGGTCGGAGAGTTCCTGGACGCGCTGAGCCGGGTCGCGGACGGGCAGACCGTCATCGATCCGGAGGTCGTACGGGTCCTGCTGCACCAGCAGTCGGCCGAACAGCCGCTGCGCCGGCTCACGCCCAGGGAGCGCGAGGTGCTGGCGCTGATGGCCGAGGGGCTGAACAACCAGTCGCTCGCCCAGCGGCTGGGCATCACCGAGGCGTCGGTGGTCAAGCACTGCGGCAACATCTTCATGAAACTGGACCTGGACCCCACCGAGGGCAACCGGCGGGTGCTCGCCGTCCTGGCGCATCTGCGCAACGGGAGCACGTGA
- a CDS encoding glycosyltransferase family 4 protein: MSATLVITNDFPPRQGGIETFVHAMATRMPGDVVLYTSSEPGGEAFDATLPFPVIRDPSRTLLPTRRVARRAAGLAREYGCDRVWFGAAAPLAAMAPALRGAGVRRIVATTHGHEIWWARTPGARRLLRRVGESVDTVTYLGAYTRSRIAPALGPRAHLSRLVPGVDTRVFRPRDDGSGDAARIRALQERLGIRGKQTVLCVSRLIARKGQDTLIRALPVIRQAVPDAVLLLVGQGPDEPRLRALARRYADGSVVFAGGRDHAATADYYAAADVFAMPCRTRKAGLEAEGLGIVFLEAAASGLPVVAGNSGGAPDAVLDGVTGSVVDGQDTRAVAAAITRTLLSPDRAAMGAAGRRWVEKEWSWDASAHRLASLLTPGADRLTESGSRS; encoded by the coding sequence ATGAGCGCGACCCTCGTCATCACCAACGACTTCCCGCCCCGGCAGGGCGGCATCGAGACCTTCGTGCACGCCATGGCGACCCGTATGCCGGGGGACGTCGTCCTGTACACATCGAGCGAGCCCGGCGGGGAGGCGTTCGACGCCACCCTGCCCTTCCCCGTGATCCGCGATCCCTCACGGACCCTGCTGCCGACCCGCCGGGTCGCCCGGCGGGCGGCCGGGCTCGCGCGGGAGTACGGATGCGACCGCGTCTGGTTCGGTGCGGCGGCTCCCCTGGCGGCCATGGCGCCCGCCCTGCGCGGCGCCGGCGTACGACGGATCGTGGCCACCACGCACGGCCACGAGATCTGGTGGGCGCGTACGCCCGGGGCCCGCCGGCTCCTGCGGCGGGTGGGCGAGAGCGTGGACACCGTCACCTACCTCGGCGCGTACACCCGTTCCCGGATCGCCCCCGCGCTGGGGCCGCGGGCGCACCTGAGCCGTCTGGTCCCGGGCGTGGACACCCGGGTGTTCCGGCCCCGTGACGACGGCTCCGGCGATGCCGCCCGGATACGCGCTCTTCAAGAACGCCTCGGGATCCGCGGCAAGCAGACCGTCCTGTGCGTGTCACGCCTGATCGCCAGGAAGGGGCAGGACACCTTGATCCGCGCCCTGCCGGTGATCCGGCAGGCCGTACCGGACGCGGTGCTGCTGCTGGTGGGCCAGGGCCCCGACGAGCCCAGGCTGCGGGCCCTCGCCCGCAGGTACGCCGACGGCTCGGTCGTCTTCGCCGGTGGCCGGGACCATGCCGCGACGGCCGACTACTACGCGGCGGCGGACGTCTTCGCCATGCCGTGCCGTACACGCAAAGCGGGACTGGAGGCCGAGGGGCTGGGCATCGTGTTCCTGGAGGCCGCGGCCAGTGGACTGCCCGTGGTGGCCGGGAATTCCGGCGGCGCGCCCGACGCCGTACTGGACGGGGTGACCGGCAGCGTCGTCGACGGTCAGGACACCCGGGCCGTGGCGGCGGCGATCACGCGGACACTGCTGTCGCCGGACCGCGCCGCCATGGGGGCGGCCGGGCGGCGATGGGTCGAGAAGGAGTGGTCGTGGGACGCCTCCGCCCACCGCCTGGCCTCGCTCCTGACTCCCGGGGCCGACCGGCTCACCGAATCCGGCAGCCGGAGCTGA
- a CDS encoding glycosyltransferase 87 family protein: protein MLIRRAEKPLTSLMATAVRRWGPGPLQAAGWLLAAVWAAGMFFFSALETHRVWGLCAMAGYGCAAIAARCRPSARSRTASVVLALAGAVVLPLLFLVLTGRAQSEVTVIERSGLLTLHQVTPYLADPRTVDDYTPYLPGMALLGIPRALLGEDGWVARLVGDARIWCASVFLLCLHHGRRVLRRPDPTGHAGRGRLPYGTAVAALVASPVVALPLCVSGVDLPLTGLCVLALALAACGRPGPAGFVLAAACSLKWTAWPALAVAVALLGHAHGVRAALRCAGVTVAGTLVLVLPGVLLSPGAMVQQVLAFPTGRGAVPTPADSLLPGRLLAGQGALGWYVAVGALALAALAVAAWLVLRPPAGLVAAADRLALGLSAGFALAPAGRFGYLALPVVLALWARLATAGRRTPGSGPVDLPRTTGHGRLPRPLPLSRSVSQPKAATTS from the coding sequence GTGCTGATTCGACGAGCCGAAAAGCCCCTCACCTCCCTGATGGCCACCGCCGTCCGCCGGTGGGGCCCAGGCCCGCTCCAGGCCGCCGGCTGGCTGCTGGCCGCGGTGTGGGCGGCGGGGATGTTCTTCTTCTCCGCCCTGGAGACGCACCGTGTGTGGGGACTGTGCGCCATGGCCGGATACGGGTGCGCCGCGATCGCCGCCCGCTGCCGGCCGTCAGCGCGGTCCCGTACTGCCTCGGTGGTCCTGGCCCTGGCCGGCGCCGTCGTCCTGCCGCTGCTGTTCCTGGTCCTGACCGGCCGGGCGCAGAGCGAGGTCACGGTGATCGAACGCTCCGGACTGCTGACGCTGCATCAGGTCACCCCGTACCTGGCCGATCCCCGCACGGTGGACGACTACACGCCGTACCTGCCGGGCATGGCGCTGCTGGGCATACCGCGGGCGCTGCTCGGCGAGGACGGCTGGGTGGCGCGGCTCGTCGGTGACGCCCGTATCTGGTGCGCGTCGGTGTTTCTCCTCTGCCTGCACCACGGCCGAAGGGTGCTGCGCCGCCCGGACCCCACGGGGCATGCGGGCCGGGGGCGGCTGCCGTACGGAACGGCCGTGGCCGCCCTGGTCGCCTCTCCCGTGGTGGCGCTGCCCCTGTGCGTCAGCGGGGTGGACCTTCCGCTGACCGGGCTGTGCGTGCTCGCGCTCGCCCTCGCGGCGTGCGGGCGCCCCGGGCCGGCCGGGTTCGTCCTCGCCGCGGCCTGCTCCCTGAAATGGACCGCCTGGCCGGCGCTCGCGGTGGCGGTGGCCCTGCTCGGCCACGCCCACGGCGTACGGGCGGCGCTGCGCTGCGCGGGCGTCACGGTGGCGGGAACGCTCGTACTCGTCCTGCCCGGCGTGCTGCTCTCGCCCGGCGCGATGGTCCAGCAGGTACTGGCCTTCCCCACGGGCCGGGGCGCCGTGCCGACCCCGGCGGACAGCCTGCTGCCGGGCCGGCTCCTGGCCGGGCAGGGCGCCTTGGGCTGGTACGTGGCGGTCGGCGCACTGGCCCTGGCGGCGCTGGCGGTCGCCGCCTGGCTCGTCCTTCGGCCGCCGGCCGGTCTCGTGGCCGCGGCCGACCGGCTCGCTCTCGGCCTGAGCGCGGGCTTCGCGCTGGCGCCCGCCGGACGCTTCGGCTATCTCGCACTGCCGGTCGTACTGGCGCTGTGGGCCCGCCTGGCCACCGCCGGCCGCCGTACGCCGGGGAGCGGACCCGTGGACCTGCCCCGCACCACCGGCCACGGCCGCCTTCCCCGTCCCCTTCCCCTGTCCCGTTCCGTTTCGCAACCGAAAGCAGCGACGACCTCATGA
- the meaB gene encoding methylmalonyl Co-A mutase-associated GTPase MeaB: MPPTIDIDRYAAGVREGSRSWIARAITLVESTRADHRAAAQRLLVELLPHSGTARRVGISGVPGVGKSTFIDALGSLLTGAGHRVAVLAVDPSSSRTGGSILGDKTRMERLATDPAAFVRPSPTSGTLGGVARATRESVIVMEAAGYDVVLVETVGVGQSETAVANMVDTFLLLTLARTGDQLQGIKKGVLELADLVAVNKADGPHERDARSAARELSGALRLLQPPDAVWTPPVLTCSAREGTGLETLWERIEQHRKLLESTGALAGKRRDQQVDWTWSMVREQLLTRLRNHEEVRRLTPEVERRLRAGTLTATLAAEQLLAAFGGSDPA, translated from the coding sequence ATGCCTCCTACGATCGACATCGACCGGTACGCCGCGGGCGTGCGCGAGGGCTCCCGCTCCTGGATCGCGCGCGCCATCACGCTGGTGGAGTCCACCCGGGCCGACCACCGGGCGGCGGCCCAGCGGCTGCTGGTCGAGCTGCTGCCGCACTCCGGGACGGCCCGCCGGGTGGGCATCAGCGGCGTGCCGGGAGTCGGCAAGTCGACTTTCATCGACGCGCTCGGCTCGCTGCTGACCGGCGCCGGACACCGGGTCGCGGTACTCGCCGTGGACCCGTCCTCCAGCCGTACGGGCGGCAGCATCCTGGGCGACAAGACCCGTATGGAACGCCTGGCCACCGACCCGGCCGCCTTCGTGCGCCCCTCCCCCACCTCCGGGACGCTGGGCGGGGTGGCACGGGCCACCCGCGAGTCCGTCATCGTCATGGAGGCCGCCGGGTACGACGTCGTGCTCGTCGAGACCGTGGGCGTCGGCCAGTCCGAGACCGCCGTGGCCAACATGGTCGACACCTTCCTGCTGCTCACCCTGGCCCGCACCGGCGACCAGCTCCAGGGCATCAAGAAGGGCGTACTGGAACTGGCCGACCTGGTCGCCGTCAACAAGGCGGACGGCCCCCACGAACGGGACGCCCGCTCCGCCGCCCGCGAACTCTCCGGCGCCCTGCGCCTCCTCCAGCCCCCGGACGCCGTCTGGACCCCGCCCGTCCTGACGTGCAGCGCCCGCGAGGGCACCGGCCTGGAAACGCTCTGGGAACGGATCGAACAGCACCGCAAGCTCCTGGAGTCCACCGGCGCCCTGGCCGGCAAACGCCGCGACCAGCAGGTCGACTGGACCTGGTCCATGGTCCGCGAACAGCTCCTGACGCGCCTGCGGAACCACGAGGAGGTCCGCCGCCTGACCCCTGAGGTGGAACGCCGTCTGCGCGCCGGCACCCTCACCGCCACCCTGGCCGCCGAACAGCTCCTGGCGGCTTTCGGCGGATCCGACCCGGCGTGA